In Hwangdonia lutea, a single window of DNA contains:
- a CDS encoding sensor histidine kinase encodes MTKKDHKKYTTIITLLLNVFMLLGQTPTHNYLQNISALPDIEFYDITEDLDHFIWLAANKGLFRYNGNTYRKFIHPEQKSNSLFQLKFDAKEQLWCNNIYGQIFFIQNDSLTLFYDANKLVKGQLAPYQILEKSVRLFTVTGIYDIDKSTRNVTKIFEGMCIDNASFNEINYTFVINLEGSTKRHRIYKFENTTAKKILEIKSSQHIQTPKLFAFKDEVFFTHTSASGNIFYLINAEEKTSEKINTPNQLKDETIFKILKFNEEYWFLTSSGVFVFNLLNHNLIFKEHFFETESITDLEIDFNSNYWFTTLNNGVLVSPNLKIKFLELNHVKANITASVGLKNNNFVLGTNNGKLLFYKQDHLVKIIELPGKKFIGKLYFDTDNEKLIVSINASESFVVDLNTYKVNDVANTFSVAKTFSKINDSTLFYGNYRQGVVYKNPFGKLKKQVVKDSRVKASLIFNNHLFVSYIDGVFKYDTASFASEELKRNSKSLLVNSLTKSNDAMWLVTQHNGLLKFKNNTWLKSEIKLPNNLQINKIHADENVLWISTDAGLYQYQVPSKALKLLGAQDGLNTAVIDFLILHNQIIVTLPKAFFILPKTQDLFKTYKTSKVKVEAVKINDRDTLVASSYKLPYDLNKIGITFNSNGFQSNQHVKYQYRVKQIDSSWQNIPLHTHFVNFNSLSSGMYTFELKAQNISAKQPVFATPITFTIAKPYWETYWFYALVLATIIGLVWFYFRRRLQQKERQRIAEIDKILIDKKITNLRLENLRSQMNPHFIFNALNSIQDYIISNEKELASSYLVKFSRLIRMYLDYSQQNEITLEEELNALKLYLELEKVRFEDELEYKITIDNQLKTKQIKVPSLFIQPYVENALKHGLIHKLNNRKLHIEAKIIQQNKMQITVEDNGIGRAQSETLKRPNLHHKPFATKANEERVRLYKNKLKRDIVIITNDLYGDNDVAAGTKVVITMPIH; translated from the coding sequence GTGACTAAGAAAGACCATAAAAAGTACACTACTATTATAACATTACTACTAAATGTTTTTATGTTATTAGGGCAAACCCCCACACATAACTATTTGCAAAATATTTCTGCTTTACCAGATATTGAATTTTACGATATTACTGAAGACCTAGATCACTTCATTTGGCTGGCAGCCAATAAAGGCCTTTTTAGGTATAATGGAAACACATACCGCAAATTTATTCATCCCGAACAAAAATCTAATTCTCTCTTTCAGTTAAAATTTGATGCCAAAGAACAACTCTGGTGCAACAATATTTACGGACAAATATTTTTTATACAAAACGATAGTCTTACACTTTTTTATGATGCCAACAAACTAGTAAAAGGACAATTAGCGCCATATCAGATTTTAGAAAAAAGCGTCCGATTGTTTACCGTTACCGGAATTTACGACATTGATAAATCTACCAGAAACGTCACTAAAATTTTTGAAGGCATGTGCATTGACAATGCTAGTTTTAATGAGATAAACTACACATTTGTTATCAATTTGGAAGGATCAACCAAGCGCCACCGTATTTATAAATTTGAAAATACCACTGCAAAAAAAATTCTAGAAATTAAAAGTTCGCAGCACATCCAAACCCCAAAGCTTTTTGCTTTTAAGGATGAAGTCTTTTTTACGCATACCTCTGCATCTGGAAACATTTTTTATTTGATTAATGCAGAAGAAAAAACCTCAGAAAAAATTAACACTCCAAACCAATTAAAAGACGAAACCATTTTTAAAATCTTAAAATTTAATGAAGAGTATTGGTTTTTAACCAGCTCTGGAGTATTTGTTTTCAATCTATTAAACCACAATTTAATTTTTAAGGAACATTTTTTTGAGACAGAATCCATTACAGACCTCGAAATAGATTTTAATAGTAACTACTGGTTTACAACACTTAACAATGGTGTGTTAGTATCGCCAAACCTAAAAATTAAATTCTTAGAATTAAACCATGTTAAAGCTAACATAACCGCGTCTGTTGGTTTAAAAAACAATAATTTTGTATTGGGCACAAATAACGGAAAGTTATTATTTTACAAACAAGACCATCTTGTAAAAATTATAGAGTTACCAGGGAAAAAGTTTATTGGAAAACTGTATTTTGACACTGACAACGAAAAATTAATCGTTAGCATTAACGCCTCAGAATCGTTTGTAGTAGATTTAAACACTTATAAGGTAAACGACGTAGCAAACACTTTTTCGGTTGCAAAGACTTTTTCAAAAATTAACGATAGTACTTTATTTTACGGTAACTACCGCCAGGGTGTTGTATACAAAAACCCCTTTGGCAAATTAAAAAAACAGGTTGTTAAGGATAGTCGTGTTAAAGCTTCATTGATATTTAACAATCACTTGTTTGTGTCGTACATCGATGGTGTGTTTAAATACGATACAGCATCATTTGCTTCAGAAGAGCTAAAACGCAATTCCAAAAGCTTATTAGTTAATAGTCTTACGAAAAGCAATGATGCAATGTGGTTAGTGACTCAGCACAACGGCTTGCTTAAATTTAAAAATAATACTTGGCTAAAATCAGAAATCAAACTACCAAATAATCTTCAAATCAATAAAATACATGCCGATGAAAATGTATTATGGATTTCAACAGATGCTGGCTTGTATCAGTATCAAGTACCAAGTAAAGCCCTTAAATTGCTAGGTGCCCAAGATGGTTTAAATACCGCGGTAATTGATTTTTTGATACTACATAATCAAATAATTGTAACCTTACCAAAAGCGTTTTTTATACTTCCTAAAACACAAGACTTATTTAAAACCTATAAAACATCAAAGGTTAAGGTAGAGGCGGTAAAAATAAACGATCGAGATACTTTAGTTGCTAGCAGTTATAAATTACCTTACGATTTAAACAAGATTGGCATAACATTCAATTCTAACGGGTTTCAATCTAACCAACATGTTAAATATCAATACCGTGTAAAACAGATTGATTCAAGTTGGCAAAACATACCATTACATACACACTTTGTCAATTTTAATAGTCTGTCTAGTGGCATGTATACGTTTGAGCTTAAAGCACAAAACATAAGCGCAAAACAACCTGTTTTTGCAACACCAATAACCTTTACAATAGCAAAACCATATTGGGAAACCTATTGGTTTTATGCCTTGGTCCTAGCCACAATAATAGGCTTGGTTTGGTTTTATTTTAGAAGGCGATTGCAACAAAAAGAAAGGCAGCGAATTGCAGAAATTGATAAAATTTTAATCGATAAAAAAATAACGAATTTAAGGTTAGAAAATCTGCGCTCGCAAATGAATCCGCATTTCATTTTTAATGCTTTAAATTCTATTCAAGATTATATTATTTCTAATGAAAAGGAATTGGCAAGCTCGTATTTAGTCAAATTTAGCCGATTAATCCGAATGTATTTAGATTACAGTCAGCAAAACGAAATTACTTTAGAAGAAGAATTAAACGCTTTAAAACTCTATTTAGAGTTAGAAAAAGTGCGTTTTGAAGATGAATTGGAATACAAGATTACAATTGATAATCAGTTAAAAACAAAACAAATTAAAGTACCGTCATTATTCATCCAACCTTATGTTGAAAATGCGTTAAAACACGGATTAATACACAAATTAAATAACCGAAAATTACATATTGAAGCAAAAATAATTCAGCAAAATAAAATGCAAATTACGGTTGAAGACAACGGAATTGGTCGTGCCCAATCAGAAACATTAAAACGACCAAACCTACACCACAAACCTTTTGCAACCAAAGCCAATGAAGAACGTGTGCGCCTTTATAAAAATAAATTAAAACGTGATATAGTCATAATTACTAACGATTTGTATGGCGACAACGACGTTGCCGCAGGAACAAAAGTGGTTATCACCATGCCAATACATTAA
- a CDS encoding LytR/AlgR family response regulator transcription factor, with protein MKAIIIDDEKRARHLLSNLLAEHCVSITNIKEAQDLASGADLIKTSKPDVVFLDIEMPNQSGLDILEYFPDQIDFKIIFVTAYNQYAIEAFKLSAVDYLLKPVDTNELKEAVAKAEEAIKANKLNDQLNKLRDSLKQLSMDKIALEIPKGIMFASHNDIVYFEADGMYTNVQLIDGKQKTICKPLKHFVEQLERNPMFFKCHRSYLINLKYVDELVKDDGDFLLMNNKKRIPISKSKRYQFLEVIKETFM; from the coding sequence ATGAAAGCGATAATTATAGACGACGAAAAACGCGCTAGACATTTACTATCCAACCTACTAGCTGAACATTGCGTAAGTATTACAAACATTAAAGAAGCGCAAGATTTAGCATCTGGTGCAGATTTGATTAAAACCAGTAAACCTGATGTTGTTTTTTTAGATATTGAAATGCCTAATCAGTCTGGATTAGACATTTTAGAATACTTTCCAGACCAGATTGATTTTAAAATCATTTTTGTCACAGCATATAATCAATATGCAATTGAAGCTTTCAAACTATCGGCTGTAGATTATCTCTTAAAACCAGTTGATACCAACGAATTAAAGGAAGCTGTTGCAAAAGCCGAAGAAGCCATAAAAGCCAACAAATTAAACGACCAATTAAACAAGTTGCGCGACTCGTTAAAGCAGCTCTCTATGGATAAAATTGCTTTAGAAATCCCGAAAGGAATCATGTTCGCATCGCACAATGATATTGTGTACTTTGAAGCTGATGGTATGTACACCAACGTACAACTTATTGATGGCAAACAAAAAACCATTTGCAAACCGTTAAAGCATTTTGTAGAGCAATTAGAACGCAACCCGATGTTTTTTAAATGTCATCGGTCGTATTTAATCAACTTAAAATATGTGGACGAATTAGTTAAAGACGATGGCGATTTTTTATTGATGAATAACAAAAAAAGAATACCTATTTCAAAATCGAAACGTTATCAGTTCTTGGAAGTCATTAAGGAAACGTTTATGTAA